The Malus domestica chromosome 13, GDT2T_hap1 genome includes a window with the following:
- the LOC103453334 gene encoding beta-amyrin 28-monooxygenase yields MEHFYLTLLLGFVSFITLSLSVLFYRHRAQFVGTNLPPGKVGYPVIGETYQFLATGWKGHPEKFIFDRMTKYSSEVFKTSLMGEKAAIFCGAACNKFLFSNENKLVTAWWPSSVNKVFPSSLETSAKEEAKKMRKMLPNFMKPEALQRYIGIMDTVARRHFAEGWENKKEVEVFPLAKNYTFWLAARLFVSLEDSVEIAKLGDPFAVLASGIISMPLDFPGTPFYKAIKASNFIREELTKIIKQRKIDLAEGKASPTQDILSHMLLLCDEHGSHMKEHDIADKILGLLIGGHDTASATCTFIVKYLAELPHIYDEVYKEQMEVLSAKAPGDLLNWDDLQKMKYSWNVAQEVLRLAPPLQGAFREALSDFVFNGFTIPKGWKLYWSANSTHKNAAYFPEPFKFDPTRFEGNGPAPYTFVPFGGGPRMCPGKEYARLEILVFMHNLVKRFKWEKVLPDEQIVVDPLPMPAKGLPVRLFPHPKTATT; encoded by the exons atggagCACTTCTATCTGACCCTCCTCTTAGGGTTTGTCTCCTTcatcactctttctctctccgtGCTCTTTTACCGGCACAGAGCGCAGTTCGTCGGCACCAACCTGCCGCCTGGCAAAGTTGGTTACCCAGTGATCGGCGAGACCTACCAGTTCCTAGCCACAGGATGGAAAGGTCACCCGGAGAAATTCATCTTCGACCGCATGACCAAGTACTCCTCCGAAGTGTTCAAGACCTCACTCATGGGCGAGAAGGCCGCCATCTTCTGCGGTGCAGCCTGCAACAAGTTCTTGTTCTCCAACGAGAACAAGCTCGTCACTGCATGGTGGCCCAGCTCAGTCAACAAGGTCTTCCCTTCTTCTTTGGAGACTTCTGCCAAGGAGGAGGCCAAGAAGATGAGAAAGATGCTTCCCAACTTCATGAAGCCCGAGGCTCTCCAGCGATACATCGGCATCATGGACACCGTCGCCCGACGCCACTTCGCTGAGGGCTGGGAAAACAAGAAGGAAGTTGAAGTCTTTCCCCTCGCCAAGAA CTATACCTTTTGGCTTGCTGCACGGTTGTTTGTGAGCCTGGAGGACTCGGTTGAGATCGCCAAGTTAGGCGACCCGTTCGCAGTTTTGGCCTCGGGAATCATATCGATGCCTCTGGATTTCCCGGGGACTCCGTTTTACAAAGCGATCAAGGCGTCCAACTTCATCAGGGAGGAGCTGACGAAGATCATCAAGCAGAGGAAGATAGACTTGGCGGAGGGCAAAGCGTCGCCAACGCAAGATATATTGTCTCACATGTTGTTGTTGTGCGACGAGCACGGAAGTCACATGAAGGAACACGATATCGCGGATAAGATTTTGGGGCTGCTGATCGGTGGCCATGACACTGCTAGCGCTACCTGCACTTTTATTGTTAAGTATCTTGCCGAGCTTCCTCACATTTATGACGAAGTCTACAAGG AGCAAATGGAGGTCCTAAGCGCAAAAGCACCAGGGGACTTGTTGAACTGGGATGACCTACAGAAGATGAAATACTCATGGAACGTAGCTCAGGAAGTTCTCAGATTGGCTCCACCTCTTCAAGGAGCTTTCAGGGAAGCCTTATCTGACTTTGTCTTCAATGGTTTCACCATTCCAAAAGGCTGGAAG TTGTATTGGAGTGCaaattcaacacacaagaacGCAGCTTACTTCCCGGAACCATTCAAATTCGACCCTACAAGATTCGAAGGAAATGGTCCAGCACCATACACGTTTGTGCCCTTTGGAGGAGGTCCTAGGATGTGCCCCGGCAAAGAGTACGCCCGATTGGAAATCCTAGTGTTCATGCACAACTTGGTGAAGAGGTTCAAATGGGAAAAAGTTCTTCCCGACGAGCAGATCGTAGTTGACCCACTGCCCATGCCCGCCAAGGGACTCCCCGTCCGCCTTTTCCCTCACCCTAAGACAGCCACAACTTAA